The DNA sequence TAGAATATTCTGAATTGATTATTCGAATTCTTAAAGATCTAATATCTTTGCACAAAAACCCCGGCAGAACCAAAAGGGTTTACCAATCCGTATATGAGAGCGCCGTCAGGTGCGAGATGTTTGTAGAATAGGGTGCCTCATTAATTTAAGTGCCGTAGATACGAAAGGTTCACTAACCTGCATGATTCACAAATTTTCGCCATAAAGGCCCTAAGTCACAAAGGTTATTTTAAATAAAATAATTAGCCCGTTGAAACTCAGTTCGTTTGGTATGGTTTTCTGTTTTAATAACTCGCTGGTTATCTTTTTATTAATAATACATTGTGAGCAAAATGCCCGCAAAAATTCCAGGTGAATCGTTTTACAAAACCTGCAGCAGCAGAAATTTTGATTCCCAAAGGCTAACTTTTTGGTAAGTTCTTCGTCAAAATAAACAGAACTGAATAATGAGGCAGGGTTGAGCGAATCTGATTTAATTGTACGCGCACAAAAGGGCGAGATTCAGGCGTTTGAAATGCTTGTCCGTTCTTATGATCGTAAGGTACTCGGTTTTGCCCTTCGACTTCTGAAAAACGCCGAAGATGCCCGGGATGCCTATCAGGACATCTTCCTAAAGGCGTTTCAGGCGCTGCCCGCTTTCAGGGGGAAAAGTCACTTTTCAACCTGGCTTTATCAGATTGCCTATCACACGTGCGTGAATTACCTGCGGAAACGCGGTCGGATAAATGGAATCTCATTTTTTTCTGAAGAGGACGCGGGCAGCGATGTTT is a window from the Calditrichota bacterium genome containing:
- a CDS encoding sigma-70 family RNA polymerase sigma factor; translated protein: MSESDLIVRAQKGEIQAFEMLVRSYDRKVLGFALRLLKNAEDARDAYQDIFLKAFQALPAFRGKSHFSTWLYQIAYHTCVNYLRKRGRINGISFFSEEDAGSDVSVQKDKHGLNPEEELLQKEMIEEIERIVQTFSPKLQGVFHLRYQNGLPLKEISAITGLSLPAVKHALFRMHEKFRRNLRAYLTE